In Streptomyces durocortorensis, a genomic segment contains:
- a CDS encoding mechanosensitive ion channel family protein, with the protein MESVLRPLIVIGGSVVITLLVGWLVDRLLRRADSRHHETPLWGLLRRCRPPLQVVIITALLSASYRQSGIAWVREHRAGIGQVLTLVLIGASAWLVVRIAAMIVEASYSRYAAATRDPARVRRVRTQVTLIQRVVIAVVTVVAIAAMLLTFPPMRAVGTSMLASAGLLGIVAGVAAQSTLGNLFAGLQIAFGDMVRIGDTVVVDGEWGTIDEITLTFLSVRTWDERRITMPVSYFTSKPFENWSRGGAQMTGTVYFQLDHSAPVAAMREKLRDVLGDIGAWDGRDWSLAVTDTTPTTIEVRAVVTAKDANDIWTVRCAVREQLIGWLRDHHPYALPRIATAPAVLPPGEQWADPADGPGRNGSAPPAGKAPRTGRG; encoded by the coding sequence ATGGAGAGCGTGCTGCGCCCGCTGATCGTCATCGGCGGTTCCGTGGTGATCACCCTGCTGGTCGGCTGGCTGGTCGACCGGCTGCTGCGGCGGGCCGACAGCCGTCACCACGAGACCCCGCTGTGGGGGCTGCTGCGGCGCTGCAGGCCTCCGTTGCAGGTGGTGATCATCACGGCGCTGCTGAGCGCCAGTTACCGCCAGTCGGGCATCGCCTGGGTGCGGGAGCACCGGGCCGGGATAGGCCAGGTCCTGACCCTGGTACTGATCGGCGCGTCCGCCTGGCTGGTGGTGCGGATCGCGGCGATGATCGTGGAGGCCAGTTACAGCCGGTACGCGGCGGCCACCCGTGATCCGGCCCGGGTCCGCCGGGTCCGTACGCAGGTGACGCTGATCCAGCGGGTGGTCATCGCCGTGGTGACGGTGGTCGCCATCGCGGCGATGCTGCTGACGTTCCCCCCGATGCGGGCGGTCGGCACGTCGATGCTGGCCTCGGCCGGTCTGCTCGGCATCGTCGCGGGCGTCGCCGCCCAGTCGACGCTCGGCAATCTCTTCGCCGGGCTCCAGATCGCGTTCGGCGACATGGTGCGGATCGGCGACACCGTGGTGGTGGACGGCGAGTGGGGCACGATCGACGAGATCACCCTGACGTTCCTGTCGGTACGTACCTGGGACGAGCGGCGGATCACGATGCCGGTCTCGTACTTCACCAGCAAGCCTTTCGAGAACTGGTCGCGCGGTGGGGCGCAGATGACCGGCACGGTCTACTTCCAGCTCGATCACTCCGCTCCGGTGGCCGCGATGCGGGAGAAACTGCGTGACGTCCTCGGCGACATCGGTGCCTGGGACGGCCGGGACTGGTCGCTGGCCGTCACCGACACCACGCCCACCACCATCGAGGTGCGCGCGGTGGTCACGGCGAAGGACGCGAACGACATCTGGACGGTGCGCTGCGCGGTGCGCGAGCAGCTGATCGGCTGGTTGCGCGACCACCATCCGTACGCGCTGCCGCGGATCGCCACCGCGCCCGCCGTGCTGCCGCCGGGCGAGCAGTGGGCCGATCCGGCGGACGGGCCCGGCCGCAACGGGAGCGCCCCGCCCGCCGGCAAGGCCCCCCGGACCGGCCGCGGCTGA